A region of Carassius auratus strain Wakin chromosome 23, ASM336829v1, whole genome shotgun sequence DNA encodes the following proteins:
- the exosc10 gene encoding exosome complex component 10 isoform X2, whose translation MAASSSSAAVVKQSDLSSPCEETEEESEFCPGFKDVDAFVKHGLGAVVSATKASAALPAAGDEFDLYRSFPSFQQFCASQGDQLLHCMSQIMQYHGCRSHMRDRNRLTGLEDRFDLVVDSNDAILEKVGILLDEASGVSRTQQPVMPAGYQPPKIVVSSWNRRGGERRDETFHLLHAKNIQRPQLKFKEKVDNSNTPFVSKIFIKPNAVKPLPTYFANKHIRKERPEDLDVPAALADFIHQQRTQEHVDDMFSHPYQYELDHLVMPESLKCKPDVQMYKPLAECSCQFINTLDELVALNEKLAKVSEFAVDLEHHSYRSFLGITCLMQISTREEDFIIDTLELRSQMYILNETFTDPAIVKVFHGADSDIEWLQKDFGLYVVNMFDTHHAARCLNLGRNSLDHLLKVYCSVNSDKRYQLADWRIRPLPDEMLKYAQADTHYLLYVYDRVRTDLYDTGNGKPTLIQQVWDKSRDLSLKKYVKPIFTEDSYMELYRKQKKSFNTQQLAAFRLLYAWRDKLGREEDESTGYILPNHMMMKIADELPKEPQGIIACCNPTPPLVRQQINELHQLLKQARETPLLKAEVLAEKRKSMTPKRKPQTILFGPHDTSRSSESDFLDLSSFETPTKPGVLFSEEEDESMNQEEKALHGLIASAKISLFADDEEEAAPAHLTVAQQKAHSIMGSFENPFRMYLPSKDIHISKNAKYDPSSKIYEIHNRWKLQSIEQQQKEAQEKQQAKEQAKKAQEERKKAKLSYQESLQNVHTVREQVAEAKQAGQKRERAASDAGEESLKPKMKVSKTASETPVADQSTKPAQKKKKQKKAQEPEVPEQDFKPFDYSQSSFKVFDGKSKESSQFDPNRQARGPKQKKKGPKKNAVGGRSMSYVPDKSDRGFRHNWPKR comes from the exons ATGGCTGCCTCCTCGAGTAGTGCTGCCGTTGTTAAACAGAGTGATCTTTCTTCACCATGTGAAGAAACAGAGGAGGAATCGGAGTTTTGTCCGGGTTTTAAGGATGTCGATGCATTTGTCAAG CACGGTCTGGGAGCGGTGGTCTCTGCCACGAAAGCGTCTGCAGCTCTTCCAGCAGCCGGAGATGAGTTTGATCTGTACCGCAGCTTCCCTTCCTTCCAGCAGTTCTGCGCCTCACAGGGAGACCAGCTCTTACACTG TATGAGTCAGATCATGCAGTATCATGGCTGTCGGTCTCACATGAGAGACAGGAACAGACTGACCGGGCTGGAGGACAGGTTTGACCTGGTGGTGGACTCAAACGATGCCATCCTTGAGAAAGTG GGCATCCTCCTGGACGAGGCGTCCGGTGTGAGCCGCACACAGCAGCCGGTGATGCCTGCAGGATATCAGCCGCCAAAGATCGTGGTGTCCAGCTGGAACCGCAGG GGAGGAGAGCGCAGGGATGAGACCTTTCACCTTCTACATGCTAAAAACATTCAGCGGCCGCAGCTCAAGTTCAAGGAGAAAGTGGACAACAGCAACACTCCATTTGTCTCCAAAATTTTCATCAAACCCAATGCAGTTAAGCCTCTGCCCACAT ATTTTGCCAACAAACACATCCGTAAGGAGCGACCGGAGGATCTGGACGTTCCTGCTGCGCTGGCTGATTTCATCCATCAGCAGAGAACTCAGGAGCATGTGGACGACAT GTTTTCTCACCCTTATCAATATGAATTGGATCATCTGGTCATGCCGGAGAGTCTGAAGTGTAAACCTGACGTCCAG ATGTATAAACCTCTTGCCGAGTGCTCTTGTCAGTTCATCAACACTTTAGATGAGCTCGTCGCTCTGAATGAGAAGCTAGCCAAGGTGTCGGAGTTCGCTGTGGACCTGGAG CATCACTCCTACAGAAGCTTTCTGGGAATCACGTGTCTGATGCAGATATCCACACGAGAGGAGGATTTCATCATAGACACGCTGGAGCTGCGCAGTCAAATGTACATCTTAAACGAGACTTTCACCGACCCTGCCATCGTGAAG GTGTTTCACGGGGCCGACTCTGACATCGAGTGGCTACAGAAGGACTTTGGTCTTTATGTGGTCAACATGTTCGACACCCATCATGCTGCACGCTGCCTAAACCTCGGCCGAAACTCCCTCGACCATCTCCTGAAAGTCTACTGCAGTGTGAACTCTGATAAACGCTACCAGCTGGCAGACTGGAGGATACG aCCGTTGCCGGATGAGATGTTGAAGTACGCTCAGGCAGACACTCACTATCTGCTGTACGTGTACGATCGAGTCCGGACTGACCTGTATGATACAGGCAACGGCAAACCCACCCTCATTCAGCAAGTCTGGGATAAAAGCAGAGACCTGTCGCTCAAG AAATACGTGAAGCCTATTTTTACGGAGGACTCGTACATGGAGCTGTACCGCAAGCAGAAGAAGAGCTTCAACACACAGCAGCTGGCGGCCTTCAGACTGCTGTACGCCTGGAGAGATAAACTGGGACGGGAGGAGGATGAGAGCACTGG ATATATCTTACCCAACCACATGATGATGAAGATCGCCGATGAGCTTCCAAA GGAGCCTCAGGGCATCATCGCGTGCTGTAACCCCACTCCACCTCTAGTACGCCAGCAGATCAATGAGCTTCATCAGCTGCTCAAACAGGCTCGAGAGACCCCTTTACTCAAG GCAGAGGTACTTGCTGAAAAGAGGAAATCGATGACCCCTAAAAGAAAG CCACAGACGATTTTATTCGGACCGCATGACACCTCCCGCTCGTCTGAAAGTGATTTCCTGGACCTCTCCTCTTTCG AAACTCCAACCAAACCGGGAGTGCTGTTTTCAGAGGAAGAGGATGAAAGCATGAACCAAGAGGAAAAGGCCTTGCACGGCCTGATAGCTTCAGCAAAAATCAGCCTCTTCGCG GACGATGAGGAGGAGGCAGCTCCTGCTCATCTGACTGTGGCACAACAAAAAGCTCACAGCATCATGGGGTCCTTTGAGAACCCCTTCAGAATG TATTTACCATCAAAGGACATTCACATTTCCAAGAATGCCAAGTATGACCCCTCTTCAAAGATTTATGAG ATTCATAACCGGTGGAAGTTACAGAGTATTGAGCAGCAGCAGAAGGAGGCGCAGGAGAAACAGCAGGCGAAAGAACAGGCCAAGAAAGCTCAAG AGGAACGAAAGAAAGCCAAACTGAGCTACCAGGAGTCGCTGCAAAATGTTCACACTGTCCGGGAGCAAGTAGCG GAAGCAAAGCAGGCTGGGCAGAAAAGAGAGCGAGCTGCCAGTGATGCTGGTGAAGAGAGTctcaaaccaaaaatgaaagtctcAAAGACTGCTAGTGAGACACCTGTGGCCGATCAGTCGACAAAAcctgctcagaaaaaaaagaagcagaaaAAAGCTCAAGAGCCGGAAGTTCCCGAACAAGACTTTAAACCTTTTGACTACAGCCAGTCAAGTTTTAAAGTATTTGATG GCAAATCAAAAGAGAGTTCACAGTTTGATCCAAACAGACAAGCACGTGGACCCAAGCAGAAG aaaaaagGACCGAAGAAAAACGCTGTGGGAGGCAGGAGCATGTCTTATGTCCCTGACAAATCtgacag AGGGTTTCGTCACAACTGGCCCAAGAGATAA
- the exosc10 gene encoding exosome complex component 10 isoform X1 yields the protein MAASSSSAAVVKQSDLSSPCEETEEESEFCPGFKDVDAFVKHGLGAVVSATKASAALPAAGDEFDLYRSFPSFQQFCASQGDQLLHCMSQIMQYHGCRSHMRDRNRLTGLEDRFDLVVDSNDAILEKVGILLDEASGVSRTQQPVMPAGYQPPKIVVSSWNRRGGERRDETFHLLHAKNIQRPQLKFKEKVDNSNTPFVSKIFIKPNAVKPLPTYFANKHIRKERPEDLDVPAALADFIHQQRTQEHVDDMFSHPYQYELDHLVMPESLKCKPDVQMYKPLAECSCQFINTLDELVALNEKLAKVSEFAVDLEHHSYRSFLGITCLMQISTREEDFIIDTLELRSQMYILNETFTDPAIVKVFHGADSDIEWLQKDFGLYVVNMFDTHHAARCLNLGRNSLDHLLKVYCSVNSDKRYQLADWRIRPLPDEMLKYAQADTHYLLYVYDRVRTDLYDTGNGKPTLIQQVWDKSRDLSLKKYVKPIFTEDSYMELYRKQKKSFNTQQLAAFRLLYAWRDKLGREEDESTGYILPNHMMMKIADELPKEPQGIIACCNPTPPLVRQQINELHQLLKQARETPLLKAEVLAEKRKSMTPKRKPQTILFGPHDTSRSSESDFLDLSSFETPTKPGVLFSEEEDESMNQEEKALHGLIASAKISLFAKDDEEEAAPAHLTVAQQKAHSIMGSFENPFRMYLPSKDIHISKNAKYDPSSKIYEIHNRWKLQSIEQQQKEAQEKQQAKEQAKKAQEERKKAKLSYQESLQNVHTVREQVAEAKQAGQKRERAASDAGEESLKPKMKVSKTASETPVADQSTKPAQKKKKQKKAQEPEVPEQDFKPFDYSQSSFKVFDGKSKESSQFDPNRQARGPKQKKKGPKKNAVGGRSMSYVPDKSDRGFRHNWPKR from the exons ATGGCTGCCTCCTCGAGTAGTGCTGCCGTTGTTAAACAGAGTGATCTTTCTTCACCATGTGAAGAAACAGAGGAGGAATCGGAGTTTTGTCCGGGTTTTAAGGATGTCGATGCATTTGTCAAG CACGGTCTGGGAGCGGTGGTCTCTGCCACGAAAGCGTCTGCAGCTCTTCCAGCAGCCGGAGATGAGTTTGATCTGTACCGCAGCTTCCCTTCCTTCCAGCAGTTCTGCGCCTCACAGGGAGACCAGCTCTTACACTG TATGAGTCAGATCATGCAGTATCATGGCTGTCGGTCTCACATGAGAGACAGGAACAGACTGACCGGGCTGGAGGACAGGTTTGACCTGGTGGTGGACTCAAACGATGCCATCCTTGAGAAAGTG GGCATCCTCCTGGACGAGGCGTCCGGTGTGAGCCGCACACAGCAGCCGGTGATGCCTGCAGGATATCAGCCGCCAAAGATCGTGGTGTCCAGCTGGAACCGCAGG GGAGGAGAGCGCAGGGATGAGACCTTTCACCTTCTACATGCTAAAAACATTCAGCGGCCGCAGCTCAAGTTCAAGGAGAAAGTGGACAACAGCAACACTCCATTTGTCTCCAAAATTTTCATCAAACCCAATGCAGTTAAGCCTCTGCCCACAT ATTTTGCCAACAAACACATCCGTAAGGAGCGACCGGAGGATCTGGACGTTCCTGCTGCGCTGGCTGATTTCATCCATCAGCAGAGAACTCAGGAGCATGTGGACGACAT GTTTTCTCACCCTTATCAATATGAATTGGATCATCTGGTCATGCCGGAGAGTCTGAAGTGTAAACCTGACGTCCAG ATGTATAAACCTCTTGCCGAGTGCTCTTGTCAGTTCATCAACACTTTAGATGAGCTCGTCGCTCTGAATGAGAAGCTAGCCAAGGTGTCGGAGTTCGCTGTGGACCTGGAG CATCACTCCTACAGAAGCTTTCTGGGAATCACGTGTCTGATGCAGATATCCACACGAGAGGAGGATTTCATCATAGACACGCTGGAGCTGCGCAGTCAAATGTACATCTTAAACGAGACTTTCACCGACCCTGCCATCGTGAAG GTGTTTCACGGGGCCGACTCTGACATCGAGTGGCTACAGAAGGACTTTGGTCTTTATGTGGTCAACATGTTCGACACCCATCATGCTGCACGCTGCCTAAACCTCGGCCGAAACTCCCTCGACCATCTCCTGAAAGTCTACTGCAGTGTGAACTCTGATAAACGCTACCAGCTGGCAGACTGGAGGATACG aCCGTTGCCGGATGAGATGTTGAAGTACGCTCAGGCAGACACTCACTATCTGCTGTACGTGTACGATCGAGTCCGGACTGACCTGTATGATACAGGCAACGGCAAACCCACCCTCATTCAGCAAGTCTGGGATAAAAGCAGAGACCTGTCGCTCAAG AAATACGTGAAGCCTATTTTTACGGAGGACTCGTACATGGAGCTGTACCGCAAGCAGAAGAAGAGCTTCAACACACAGCAGCTGGCGGCCTTCAGACTGCTGTACGCCTGGAGAGATAAACTGGGACGGGAGGAGGATGAGAGCACTGG ATATATCTTACCCAACCACATGATGATGAAGATCGCCGATGAGCTTCCAAA GGAGCCTCAGGGCATCATCGCGTGCTGTAACCCCACTCCACCTCTAGTACGCCAGCAGATCAATGAGCTTCATCAGCTGCTCAAACAGGCTCGAGAGACCCCTTTACTCAAG GCAGAGGTACTTGCTGAAAAGAGGAAATCGATGACCCCTAAAAGAAAG CCACAGACGATTTTATTCGGACCGCATGACACCTCCCGCTCGTCTGAAAGTGATTTCCTGGACCTCTCCTCTTTCG AAACTCCAACCAAACCGGGAGTGCTGTTTTCAGAGGAAGAGGATGAAAGCATGAACCAAGAGGAAAAGGCCTTGCACGGCCTGATAGCTTCAGCAAAAATCAGCCTCTTCGCG AAGGACGATGAGGAGGAGGCAGCTCCTGCTCATCTGACTGTGGCACAACAAAAAGCTCACAGCATCATGGGGTCCTTTGAGAACCCCTTCAGAATG TATTTACCATCAAAGGACATTCACATTTCCAAGAATGCCAAGTATGACCCCTCTTCAAAGATTTATGAG ATTCATAACCGGTGGAAGTTACAGAGTATTGAGCAGCAGCAGAAGGAGGCGCAGGAGAAACAGCAGGCGAAAGAACAGGCCAAGAAAGCTCAAG AGGAACGAAAGAAAGCCAAACTGAGCTACCAGGAGTCGCTGCAAAATGTTCACACTGTCCGGGAGCAAGTAGCG GAAGCAAAGCAGGCTGGGCAGAAAAGAGAGCGAGCTGCCAGTGATGCTGGTGAAGAGAGTctcaaaccaaaaatgaaagtctcAAAGACTGCTAGTGAGACACCTGTGGCCGATCAGTCGACAAAAcctgctcagaaaaaaaagaagcagaaaAAAGCTCAAGAGCCGGAAGTTCCCGAACAAGACTTTAAACCTTTTGACTACAGCCAGTCAAGTTTTAAAGTATTTGATG GCAAATCAAAAGAGAGTTCACAGTTTGATCCAAACAGACAAGCACGTGGACCCAAGCAGAAG aaaaaagGACCGAAGAAAAACGCTGTGGGAGGCAGGAGCATGTCTTATGTCCCTGACAAATCtgacag AGGGTTTCGTCACAACTGGCCCAAGAGATAA